In Eublepharis macularius isolate TG4126 chromosome 4, MPM_Emac_v1.0, whole genome shotgun sequence, the following are encoded in one genomic region:
- the LOC129327203 gene encoding zinc finger protein OZF-like isoform X1: protein MEENHRILASLESESNRGEKEQRRISKGQLQGRKKSIASKCSNFQEIPVQKESYRGTDGNKFPVCTKMSMDKSRLDACQKTGNGKQVVKSLECQESWSLSNKIILHERVDTDKKPHKCSVCGKSFSRYSNLTSHQRIHTGEKPHKCSDCGKSFSCKPNLTTHQRIHTGEKPYKCSDCGKCFIQKVQLTLHQRIHTGEKPYQCSQCGKSFYRSSHFHSHQRIHTGEKPYQCSECGKKFLHRESLTYHQRIHTGEKPYKCSECGKCFTHKETLTYHQRSHTGEKPYQCSECEKSFNCISHLNYHQRIHTGEKPYKCLECGKSFSHRESLTSHQRIHTGEKPYKCLECGKSYHRNSHLTSHQRIHTGEKPYKCSVCGKDFVWMSALNSHQRVHTGEKPYKCSECEKSFSHNSSLISHQRIHTGEKPYKCSQCGKGFRSSAHLTSHQRTHTGEKPYKCSVCGKSYHRNSHLTSHQRIHTGEKPYKCSVCVKSFSQKDSLISHQRIHTGEKPFQCSTCGKSFRQSSHLTSHQRIHTGEKPYQCSAYGKSLEVFETLTFLACSTVLPESSG from the exons ACAGGATTCTAGCCTCTCTGG AGAGCGAGAGCAACAGAGGGGAGAAAGAACAAAGAAGGATATCTAAAGGCCAGCTGCAAGGGAGGAAGAAATCCATTGCTTCTAAATGTTCCAATTTCCAGGAAATTCCAGTTCAAAAAGAAAGTTACAGAGGAACTGATGGGAATAAATTCCCTGTATGTACAAAAATGTCTATGGATAAATCAAGACTTGATGCTTGTCAAAAAACAGGAAATGGGAAGCAAGTTGTGAAAtcattagagtgtcaggaaagtTGGAGTCTGAGCAACAAAATTATTTTACACGAAAGAGTGGACACAGATAAAAAGCCACACAAATGTTCagtgtgtggaaagagtttcagtcgATACTcaaaccttacttcccatcaaagaatccacaccggggagaaaccacataaatgttcagactgtggaaagagcttcagttgtAAGCCAAACCTCACtacccatcaaagaatccacactggagagaaaccatataaatgttcagacTGTGGGAAGTGCTTCATTCAGAAGGTGCAACTCACTttacatcaaagaatccacacaggagagaaaccatatcagtgctcccagtgtggaaagagtttttatCGCAGCTCACACTTTCattctcatcaaagaatccacactggggagaaaccatatcagtgctcagagtgtggaaagaagtTTCTTCATAGGGAGAGCCTCActtaccatcaaagaatccacacaggggagaaaccatacaaatgctctGAATGCGGAAAGTGCTTCACTCATAAGGAGACCCTCACTTACCATCAAAGaagccacacaggggagaaaccatatcaatgttCAGAGTGTGAAAAGAGCTTCAATTGCATTTCTCATCTTAattaccatcaaagaattcatacaggggagaaaccatataaatgcctagagtgtgggaaaagcttcagtcatagGGAGAGCctcacttcccatcaaagaatccacacaggggagaaaccatataaatgcttagagtgtggaaaaagctatCATCGCAACTCGCACCTTACatctcatcaaagaatccacacaggggagaaaccatataaatgctcagtgtGTGGAAAGGACTTTGTCTGGATGTCAGcacttaattcccatcaaagagtccacacaggggagaaaccatataaatgctcagagtgtgaaaAGAGCTTCAGTCATAACTCAAGCCTTATatcacatcaaagaatccacacaggagagaagccatataaatgttcacagtgtggaaagggctTTCGTAGCAGCGCACATCTTACATCgcatcaaagaactcacacaggagagaaaccatataaatgctcagtgtGTGGAAAGAGCTATCATCGCAACTCACACCTTacatcccatcaaagaatccacactggggagaaaccatataaatgctcagtgtgtgtaaagagcttcagtcagaaggacagcctcatttcccatcaaagaatccacacaggggagaaaccatttcaATGTTCAACATGTGGAAAGAGTTTCCGTCAGAGCTCACACCTGACTTCTCATCAgagaatacacacaggggaaaaaccgtaCCAATGTTCAGCTTATGGAAAGTCCCTTGAGGTCTTTGAGACGCTAACATTCTTGGCATGTTCTACAGTTTTGCCAGAATCAAG